The following are encoded together in the Desulfococcus multivorans genome:
- a CDS encoding hemerythrin domain-containing protein produces the protein MQARGPLMIEHRLIERMLSVIKDVLSKIESKHKIDPVFVDVAVDFIRVYADRTHHGKEEDILFREMNKKPLSAEDRQVMNELIEEHVLGRQTTEALVDANHRYRNGDETALADIADKFQFLIEFYPKHIEKEDKVFFPSSRAYFTDEEDQAMLAEFLAFDQKMIHEKYSSLVEGLEMRE, from the coding sequence ATGCAGGCACGTGGTCCGCTCATGATCGAGCATCGTCTTATTGAACGAATGCTCTCGGTCATCAAGGATGTTCTCTCGAAAATCGAATCGAAACACAAGATAGATCCGGTATTCGTGGATGTTGCGGTTGATTTTATCCGGGTGTACGCCGATCGGACGCATCACGGGAAGGAGGAAGACATTCTTTTCCGGGAAATGAATAAGAAACCATTGTCCGCCGAGGATCGGCAAGTCATGAATGAACTGATCGAAGAACACGTATTGGGGCGACAGACAACCGAGGCTCTGGTTGACGCCAATCATCGATACCGGAATGGCGACGAGACAGCTTTGGCAGATATTGCCGATAAATTTCAATTTCTTATTGAGTTTTACCCAAAACATATCGAGAAGGAAGACAAGGTGTTTTTCCCGTCATCGAGGGCCTATTTCACCGATGAAGAGGACCAGGCCATGCTGGCGGAGTTCCTGGCGTTCGATCAAAAGATGATTCACGAGAAGTACAGCTCACTGGTTGAAGGATTGGAAATGCGGGAATGA